The genomic window CAACGTTTCAATTAATATTCTtattatgttactgaatgtatccagagtattttcagatttcttATTGACAAATGCTGTGAAAAGTAGAGTAAATGTAAAATgaacataaaatcaacagtgtcATGTTTGGATCCaatcttgtgtcaggtgaactgttatGTCCTTACGTTTGGTTTTATAATTTCCATATAATCTCCAGTGTTctctttcaattgctaccatggtaATGCACATATGCTTTGTATAGTTCTTCTGTTAGAAATGTTTCAATTTGGACCTAACCATATAGGCCAATTTCAACAAATGTAAGGGGTTATCAAGTGTGGGGACCGTGCCTTTGAATGATCAAACCATTAAAGTGTGTCAAGTAATCAAATCAACTAACATGTTTACACAATACTCATATCAATCCCTCATTGTCCAATCAGAAGATGCTCCATAGCAGGGTGCTCATATCAGATTTCTTTATCCAAcatcctctcactctgtatctcttacagtcagtagacatggaggatgggaagcCTGATCTGCTGCTGGTCAAAGAGGAGACCATAGAAGATGGACCAGAGAGTATTAATCTGCTGAGTGGACTAAAGATGGGGGAGCAAGGTAAAGGACAAATACATATAGCCCATTGTCTTCCGAGAGGTGGCATCACTTCTACACAACGCTCATCCCTCATCAGCGCAGCCGAAATCATCTCACTATCTCACGTAACTTAATGCATGtagcctacatacagtaatagATCTTCAATGGGAAATGTGATACAACCAGGCAATGGTTTTTTCTTCATTCATAAAATGAAATTAGTACAACTTGTGTTTAAATACAAAGGCACACATAATAAATTAACTTGACCAGGTGATTCACTTTAAAAAAACGAATGTCTACTTTCTAACCTCTTCCTgcaggtggttggctggaggATAACAGAGGAGACTGGGCGGCCATCTTGGATTCCCAGACTCAGAAGGGTGCAGCCAATGGCCAAGCAGAGGTCAGTGGATGGGACAGCGTCCTCATCTCTGGGCTGGGGAAcaacactgttaaccacaaccagaaacagaaacagacagtcaaaaacaaaacaacatccaAACATAATCTCAATGACAACAGACTGGCTGAGACCAGGACGAGATTTAGATTTGGTCTGCGGGGACGGGGAGGTGTCCGTATGCGGCAggagagaacagacacagactCTGCTAGCGAAGCTCCGTCCTGCTCCTATAGTTGTGATTCAGAGAGACTGATGGCGTCTCAgattaaccccctaacaggtgctGCCTTCAGCCTGCCTTCTATAGGATCTATCAACTGGAACATGGACCCTGGGAGAACACAGACACTCCCTGGCCTTCATCCTCACATTCCCCTAATGTTAAATCAGACCTCAGACAATGCCAGTGCCTCAACACTAAATGGATACACAAGCCCGGTGACaaatgacagtagtagtagtaacgctATCAGTAGATCCAGTGGCGAAGAGAAGCGTTTCCCATGTTTATTCTGTGGGAAAGCCTTCAGTTTCCCCAAAcaggtggagatccaccagaggatACACACGGGTGAGAAACCCTTCAGCTGCCACCTTTGTCAGGCCAGTTTTTCACACTCATCCAgtctgaagaggcaccagaggatGCACACCGGGGAGAAACCATTTGGCTGCCACCTGTGCCGAGCCAGTTTTTCCCACTCATTCAACCTGAAGAGGCACCaaagggtccacacaggggagaaaccgtacagctgcccccagtgtgagaagaggttctcccaccagcaccggctgaagatgcacctgaaggtccacacAGGAGAGAGTCCGTTTGCCTGTACGCAATGCgggaagaggttctcagagaggagcTGCCTCAtgatacaccagcagaaaatgcACACGGCCCATGTATAGAGTATAGTGAGATCACCATCtaactgagcagcagcagttaggGAGAGCTATTCATACAATTGTATTATTTTTGTTCAATTATTTTGTTTAAATGTAGTGCTGTGTTCTCCACATCTGGAGATATTAGtagatgtttttcctttgagaacaTTGTTTGATTTTGAGAGAGATTGATCAACCTGGCTCTAAAGGCTAGCTAGTCTACTAAGTCATCTTGATCATCTGGCAAGAAGCAATAAGGGCAGGATTGAGGGACTAGGGCATCAGGACAACGAGAAGAACGATGAGGAGAAATAGTGGATAAAACCAACATAAAAAAGGAATTGATTTGGAGGATTTCTGGAGGATTTCTAAAGGAAAGACAGTACAAGGCATTGGAAagtcaacaaacaaacaaaaacacacacaaaggagAGGTAGGATATCATAgatctggcccgggtatcctggaaggatattgatctcatcacgtcagtagaggatgcctggttgctctttaaagtGCTTTCCTCGTGATCTTAAAtgagcatgccccattcaaaaaatgtaaaactaagaacagatatagcccttggttcaccccatacttgactgcccttgaccagcacaaaaacatcctaaggcgtactgcattagcatcgaatagcccccgcgatatgcaacttttcagggaataaggtaagctaaggctagctttttcaaacagaaatgtgcatcctgtggcactaattccaaaaagttttgggacactgtaaagtccatggagaataaacgCACCTCCTCCTAGCGGCCCACTGCACTGTGGCTagcaaacactgtcaccaccgataaatctacgataatcgatcatttcaataagcatttctctacggctggccatgctttccacctggctacccctaccctggccaaCTACGCTGCACCCCCCGCAGAAACTTGCCCAAGtcccccccgcttctccttcacccaaatccagagagCTGATGTTCTGGAAGacctgcaaaatctggatccctgcaaatcagctgggctagacaatctggaccctctctttctaaaattatccgccaaaattgttgcaacccctattactagcctttctaacctctttcatattgtctgagatccctaaagattggaaagctgccacggtcatcacCCTCTTCAAAGAGTTGAGACACTCTAGGccaaaactgttatagacctatatccatacTGAAATGCCTTCTAAAGTCTTCGTAagacaagttaacaaacagatcaccgaccatttcgaatcccaacaTACCTTCTCTGTagccttcaacactctactcagcaaattggatgtagtctatcacagtgccatccgttttgtcaccatagccccatatactacccaccactgtgacctgtatgctctcgttagctgaacctcgctacatattcgttgccaaacctactggctccaggtcatctataagtctttgctaggtaaagccctgccttatatcagctcactgatcaccatagcaacacccacccatagcacgtgctccagcaggtaaatgtcactgctcatccccaaagccaacacctctttggcaCCCTTTCTTTcaagttctctgctgtcaatgactggaacgaattgcaaaaatcattgaAGCTGGAAACTTATCTCCAACTCCCAACtgtaagcatcagctgtcagagcagcttactgatcactgtacctttacacagcccatctgtaaatagcacacccaactacctcatccccatattgttactaaTTAATTTTGCTATTTTGCACCCCATTAtccctacttgcacatctatcgcTCCAGTATTAATACTAAATTAATGCTAAAATCtcactacatttgcacacactgtacatagattgttttgtgttattgactgtacgtttgtttatcccatgtgtagctctgtgttgttgtttttgtcacaatgctttgctttaccttagccaggtcgcagttgtaaatgagaacttgtcttcaactggcctacctggttaaataaaggtcaaataataaaaataaaaaaatatcaggaCAGGCTCGCATTCATGGAACGGTGTCAAACATATGAAAACCACGTTTGACTCctttcattccattccagccattacaatgagcctgtcctcatatagctcctctcaccagcctccactgacatgcATCAATACTCAAATTCTAAAAATAGCAATGACAACAGTAGCAGGAGCTTGGCATATTCCATTTGATCTACCAGCAGAAAAAAAAACTCTGAACATTATAAACAACATCACAAACTAAATCTGCTGAGGGAAAATCCAGAAACATTGTTGGCTGATTACACCCTAATTGGAGACTGTTGACATCAGctaaccgctcgcccacatgacgccatacacgctgtctgccatctgcccggtacagttgaaaccaggattaatccgtgaagagcactCTTCTCTTGGGTGCCAGTGGCCAATCGCagaggtgagcatttgcccactgaagtcggttacaaggccgaactgcagtcaggtcaacaagcatgcagatgagcttccctgagatggtttctgacaatttgtgcagaagttcttcagttgtgcaaactcACAGTTTAATCATCTGTCCacgtggctggtctcagaccaacccgcaggtgaagaagccagatgtggaggtcctgggctcgtgtggttacacgtggtctgtggttgtgaggcaagttggacgtactgccaaattctttaccATAAACCACCTCCGTCGTTTTTAGAGAAacaaacattaaattatctggaaacagctctggtggacattcctgcagtcagcatgtcaattgcccGCTTCCTGTAAAACTTGAGACATTGGTGGCATTGTGTGAGTGGcctattatccccagcacaaggtgcacctgtgtaatgatcatgatgtttaatcagcttcttgatatgccacacctgtcaggtggattgttTATCTTGGAAAAGAAGACATGCGccctaacagagatgtaaaccaatttttgcacaaaatttgagagaaataagctttttctgtttatggaacatttctggggtctTTTTTTCCAGGTCATGagaaatgggaccaacacttaacatgttacgtttatatttttgttcagtatattctTTAAAGAACAAGTTAACTAGTGACTTTGAGCATGCGTTTAGGGAAGGGCACTCAACTTGTACTGCAGTGACTCAGATTACTGAGAATTGCCTAAAATAAATGGATAATAAGATGGTAGTTGGTGTTGtattagatttcagtgcagcatttGATGTTATTGATAATAATTTGTTATTGAAAAAACAAACTTATGGCTTTACATCACCTGCCATCACAAGGTTGGAGAGTTACTTATCCAATTGAACTCAACGGAAGCTTCTCTAAAATCAGATATGTACAGTGCGGTGTCCCTCAAGGCAGTTCCCTTGGGCTGTTATTCTTCTCTATTTttacttgtcttaccagaggcaaAAATGACTATGTATACTGATGATTGCACACTCTACACATCAGCACTCTACACATTGCACACTCTACACATGAGCTCACTGAGACTCTTAGCAAGGTGTTATAGTTAGAGTCAGAATGGGTAATTAACAATAAACTGGTCTTAAATACATCTTAAACCAAAAGCATTCTCTTAGACCTAAACCTCAACTGGAGTTGTGCATAAAGGGTGCGACCATTGGACAAGTTGAAGAAGCTGAACTCCTAGGAGTAACATTGGATGGTCAAGTCGTATTGTCAAATGTGTTGTTAAGATGGGTAGAGGTATGTCTGTTATAAAAACATGTTCTGCATTTGAGACAAAGATCAACTGTACCATTTGTTCAGGCTTTGAtcttgtcccatcttgattactgtctGTTACGCGGAGTGgaacaggggaacccaagagcagactcagacgagaAGACTGGGAtaaagtaaccaaggtatttattgaaacaagggagagatggagtgcaGGTCAGGGGAAGCTCGGGCGTGTTGCTGGAAACCAggtgctgaggctggagcgagtgGGGTTGGGaaagggtaagcaggtccggagggaAATCCAAGGGAGTagtagagtggggaatccaggacagagtagcaggatgacgagatgtgggactggagacagggaccagagtccgAGCGGGCAGAACTGTAGCAGAGAGGAAAACAGCGTTAGGCAAGGAAAACGGGCACAACAGGATCTGAATAGTAACAAACGGCTATAAAtgtagactgactgagcagagattatgaTCTGGCAGCGTGGAAGTGGCACAGCTGAGTATTAGTAGAGGTCTTGGTTAttgaacaggttgcagctggtggggatctgctctgactccagcacacctgtctccgcccacacagtcacacacacacacatacacagagagagagagggaaagagcactTGGGGAGGCGGTAGGTCAAGGCACTACATGATGAGCAGTAGAGGGCgttgcaggagcagatgtgacactgTCAGGTAATATGGTCAGGTGCAGTAAAGAATGACCTTCAAAActgcagctggctcaaaacaAAGCACGACGCCTTGCCCTTAACTGCGCacacagaactaacatcaacaacGTACATGATAGTCTTTCATGGTTGAGGGTTGAGAGGAAATTGACTACTTCTCTTCTAGACATACATATCCTACCAGACACGCCACTATGGGTTTCTTCATGGTACCTAAACCAAAAACAGATTTCATGCGTTGCACAGTTATGTGTAGAGCCATGTCATCGTGGAATGCTTTAAAAAAGATTAAAAGACATCTTGTATCACAGAGCTTCTCCTCTTTCTAAAAATCCTatttaactgtactgtatataagaaTATGTATATTTGAATAGTGTGTTAATAGTATTTTTGTTGTCTCTTGGTGGCTTTCAAATATATactgccttcagaaggtattcagttACACTAAAAAAACCTTATactaaaaaaaattttttttaattaaatccccagcaacctacacacaataccccataatgacaaagcgagagcaagtttttagaattttttgcaaataaaataaataaatactgttagagccgatttggacatatttgtgtaaaagactggacatatggagctccatgtatatttgtgtaaatatattaaatattaatgtaaatgatgaaatattaggtacgtaccattatgatttatatttacctgatttgagatatattcatttgttgtttgtgtaactcagtttttgcccccccccccccttttgcctattcattgtattgtggtaagtgtgttaggataaaggcaggaagttgggccttcgggagagggagtccttgctagatgcgggagcggtatagttttttgaccatacagacaTAATATGTATtctatgctttaagttgattggagaataatttatttgttagatataagaagaataaacatttttgttgcaccatatcacTGGGTGTCATTGAATATTTGGCCGTTTGGAAACCttgtgtggactgtatgcgtaccaaacaaccccgcttcaggcttgggcagtggctctGGTAAAGatgaaaggaagccactacaaatactttatttacataagtattcagaccctttgctatgagacttgaaattgagctcaggtgcatcctgtttccattgatcatccttgagatgtttctacaacttgattggagtccacctgtggtaaattcaactgattgatTTGAaagggcacacacctgtctatacaaggtcccacggttgacagtgcatggcagagcaaaaaccaagttatgaggttgaaggaattgttcgtagacctccgagacaggattgtgtcgaggcacagatctggggaagggtgccggaacatttctgcagcattgaaggtccacaagaaccgcgacctccatcattcttggaaaccccccaaatacaggtgtgccaagcttgtagcgtcatagccaagataactcaatgctgtaatcgctgccaaaggtgcttcaacaaagtacttagtaaagtgtctgaatacttatataaatatgATTTCATTTTTTAATATTTTAAATAAATTAACAAATGTCAacactatttttgctttgtcattatgggttattgtgtgtagattgatgagagaaaaaacaacattttaatcaatttcagaataaggctgtaatgtaacaatgtggaaaaaagcAAGGGGAATACTTCCTGAAGACACTAACTCTTTATTTAGAATTGAATTAATATCTTATGATGTTCTTGTCTATTACTGTTCTGTACATTGTcatgtattttttacattttatgtggaccccaggaagagtagctgatgcatGTGTAGTAGCTagtggggatcctaataaactaaacaTGTAATGTATTACTAGTTAGTTAGTTTGTAGTTAGTGCTGTTGGTTTGGATGTATAGGGAACTGGATGAGGTGAACAGGAAAGAATGAGTATGATGAGACAGAGTAGATGATATGGTCATGGTTGGTGTGATGGTGTCTGTACAAATGCTTCACTGATGAAGAGTGACAACTATGTCCCTTTTAGGTTTATACTGGAGTTTTATAGCGGGATAATGTTAGTGCCATAACCCTTAAATCTTGTACCCGTATGTATATGgattgaaaatggcagatttgggggcctcctgagtggtgcagctgtctaaggcactgcatcgcagtgcttgaggcgtcactacagacccggatttcgatcccaggctgtgtcacaaccagctTTGACTGGGAATCccttagggcggcgcacaattgtcccagcgaaaagactcattctgttcagaacaaccgaGGGTATGATGCCATGTCATCTAGTAaatgtacatcaaacatagtgatcataaatgTTGACTGTGTTTATGACATGATtttgatatggaaatgtgaattgCACATTTGGACAGGATTTTGACTTGCTAgtatgacatcaaagcggtatttattataatcctcaacgtctcatctttcaGAATACATCGAGTCCTCTTAATTCACACCGCTCCCCTCAGAAAACCAAACATCTGaaaaagttgcccaattagcgggagggatgggggcaacttcttgtcgcgggtggtgctcaagttcagaacgtCTATCAGTCAAAACCCATCCAGAGCTGTGAAGCGCTGAGCCTAAACTCAGATGTCATTTACAGCATTTTAC from Oncorhynchus masou masou isolate Uvic2021 chromosome 20, UVic_Omas_1.1, whole genome shotgun sequence includes these protein-coding regions:
- the LOC135506848 gene encoding zinc finger and SCAN domain-containing protein 21-like isoform X2, which gives rise to MWNQCEGHLTGSHRSFVKPGGHNTWRDDKPITVDEEIGTSTQHIILIEDAEAAGPGVKQEKSEGEEDPQRSRDIQIGAPPESTEDLAATPQPKTRRSIMEEEEGPEMLLVKEEGCEEGLGNPEGTMVMEDNQTTPPPEPTEEPAEQHRTTHSLNESVDMEDGKPDLLLVKEETIEDGPESIDLLSELKMGEQGGWLGAKRGDWAAILDSQTGAAKGPGDDITEQARTRGDIVESVDMEDGKPDLLLVKEETIEDGPESINLLSGLKMGEQGGWLEDNRGDWAAILDSQTQKGAANGQAEVSGWDSVLISGLGNNTVNHNQKQKQTVKNKTTSKHNLNDNRLAETRTRFRFGLRGRGGVRMRQERTDTDSASEAPSCSYSCDSERLMASQINPLTGAAFSLPSIGSINWNMDPGRTQTLPGLHPHIPLMLNQTSDNASASTLNGYTSPVTNDSSSSNAISRSSGEEKRFPCLFCGKAFSFPKQVEIHQRIHTGEKPFSCHLCQASFSHSSSLKRHQRMHTGEKPFGCHLCRASFSHSFNLKRHQRVHTGEKPYSCPQCEKRFSHQHRLKMHLKVHTGESPFACTQCGKRFSERSCLMIHQQKMHTAHV
- the LOC135506848 gene encoding zinc finger and SCAN domain-containing protein 21-like isoform X1, with protein sequence MANDMVFHTQIASIMEVLANAAVAEVCKLVDDDYAVFRLEITQSQKENRSLRRKLLELKVSRERAERTMRERVYTSPRSVKLVDAYRGVARGEGHLTGSHRSFVKPGGHNTWRDDKPITVDEEIGTSTQHIILIEDAEAAGPGVKQEKSEGEEDPQRSRDIQIGAPPESTEDLAATPQPKTRRSIMEEEEGPEMLLVKEEGCEEGLGNPEGTMVMEDNQTTPPPEPTEEPAEQHRTTHSLNESVDMEDGKPDLLLVKEETIEDGPESIDLLSELKMGEQGGWLGAKRGDWAAILDSQTGAAKGPGDDITEQARTRGDIVESVDMEDGKPDLLLVKEETIEDGPESINLLSGLKMGEQGGWLEDNRGDWAAILDSQTQKGAANGQAEVSGWDSVLISGLGNNTVNHNQKQKQTVKNKTTSKHNLNDNRLAETRTRFRFGLRGRGGVRMRQERTDTDSASEAPSCSYSCDSERLMASQINPLTGAAFSLPSIGSINWNMDPGRTQTLPGLHPHIPLMLNQTSDNASASTLNGYTSPVTNDSSSSNAISRSSGEEKRFPCLFCGKAFSFPKQVEIHQRIHTGEKPFSCHLCQASFSHSSSLKRHQRMHTGEKPFGCHLCRASFSHSFNLKRHQRVHTGEKPYSCPQCEKRFSHQHRLKMHLKVHTGESPFACTQCGKRFSERSCLMIHQQKMHTAHV